One window of the Nitratidesulfovibrio sp. genome contains the following:
- a CDS encoding peptidylprolyl isomerase: MALKNGDTVRVHYTGTLDDGTEFDSSRDREPLEFTLGEGMLIPGFEKAVLGLGKGQSVKITIPATEAYGEHVEEMIITVPRDQVPPHIEPEVGLMLQLMTDDGELDVTVTDVTEEHVTLDANHPLAGEDLTFDIELIEIC, from the coding sequence ATGGCACTCAAAAACGGCGATACCGTCCGCGTTCACTACACTGGCACGCTGGACGACGGCACCGAATTCGATTCCTCGCGCGACCGCGAACCCCTGGAATTCACCCTGGGTGAAGGCATGCTGATTCCCGGCTTCGAAAAGGCCGTGCTGGGCCTTGGCAAGGGCCAGTCGGTGAAGATCACCATTCCCGCCACCGAAGCCTACGGCGAGCACGTGGAAGAAATGATCATCACCGTGCCCCGCGATCAGGTGCCCCCGCACATCGAACCCGAAGTGGGCCTGATGCTGCAACTCATGACCGACGACGGCGAGCTTGACGTCACCGTCACCGACGTCACCGAAGAGCACGTCACCCTCGACGCCAACCACCCCCTGGCCGGCGAAGACCTGACCTTCGACATCGAACTGATCGAAATCTGCTAG
- a CDS encoding helix-turn-helix domain-containing protein produces the protein MELIQALRKFGFTQQESLMYLTLLRHGSQSPQNPHNPMTGYEAAKAAGISRSNAYAALSSLVEKGGAVVASGDTSRYMALPREELLLNLRRDAEGTLAFLEANLPDSEPDETPYLTVAGLRNTEDKIRNMLHLARLRVYASMHADNVALFRREFDDCVARGLKVVLLSGADPGIAGATFLKNQAGTGHVKLIADTSEVIAGLLEPGVSGRCLYSRNEHLVYLMREAILHEMELIRIRAAMPGAGAGSVSDD, from the coding sequence ATGGAACTCATTCAGGCATTGCGCAAGTTCGGCTTCACCCAGCAGGAATCGTTGATGTACCTTACCCTGCTGCGGCACGGCAGCCAGAGCCCGCAAAATCCCCACAATCCCATGACCGGGTACGAGGCGGCCAAGGCTGCGGGAATTTCGCGCTCCAACGCCTACGCGGCGCTGTCGAGCCTGGTGGAAAAGGGCGGGGCCGTGGTGGCCAGCGGCGACACCAGCCGCTACATGGCCCTCCCGCGAGAGGAACTTTTGCTGAACCTGCGTCGCGACGCCGAGGGCACGCTGGCCTTCCTGGAAGCCAACCTGCCGGACAGCGAACCGGACGAGACGCCCTATCTGACCGTGGCGGGCCTGCGCAACACCGAGGACAAGATCCGCAACATGCTCCATCTGGCGCGGCTGCGGGTGTACGCATCCATGCACGCGGACAACGTGGCGCTGTTCCGGCGCGAGTTTGACGACTGCGTGGCGCGCGGCCTGAAGGTGGTGCTGCTGTCGGGCGCAGATCCGGGCATTGCCGGGGCCACGTTCCTGAAGAACCAGGCGGGCACCGGGCACGTGAAGCTCATCGCCGACACCAGCGAGGTCATCGCGGGCCTGCTGGAACCGGGCGTGAGCGGACGCTGTCTGTATTCGCGCAACGAGCACCTCGTGTACCTGATGCGCGAGGCCATACTTCACGAAATGGAACTGATCCGCATCCGCGCCGCCATGCCGGGCGCCGGGGCCGGGTCCGTTTCGGACGACTGA
- a CDS encoding M20 family metallopeptidase, whose protein sequence is MESLSDRVRAAAPRIVDLRRRLHRIPETGFNEVRTAALVAEELTTLGLPVRTGIAGTGVTALLDSGRPGPTVMLRADMDALPITEATGLPYASEHPGCMHACGHDMHMAMLLGAARVLAALAAEDSGALRGRILFLFQPAEEGPGGAAPMIEAGVLDDPRVDVCLGAHVWPEIPAGFVGVKPGPLMAAMDRFELTVLGKGGHAANPHLCVDALETATQVVGGLQRVVSRMTSPLEPVILTIGELHAGTAYNVIPGEARMAGTVRAFAPEVRNLWEQRINQVAGGVCAAMGATHRLDFQWCHPAVINDPRAAALVRRAALDAVGADRVMEPVPTMGGEDFSMFLQRVPGCFFFVGCGGPGVAPVHNPCFAPDESCLPVGAEVLCRAAVRLCAGWDAPQAET, encoded by the coding sequence ATGGAATCCCTTTCCGACCGCGTCCGCGCGGCCGCACCGCGCATCGTCGACCTGCGCCGCCGCCTGCACCGCATCCCCGAAACCGGCTTCAACGAGGTGCGCACCGCCGCGCTGGTGGCCGAAGAACTGACCACGCTGGGCCTGCCGGTGCGGACGGGCATCGCGGGCACCGGGGTTACCGCCCTGCTCGATTCCGGTCGCCCCGGCCCCACGGTGATGCTGCGCGCCGACATGGACGCCCTGCCCATCACCGAGGCCACGGGGCTCCCCTACGCCTCCGAGCATCCCGGCTGCATGCACGCCTGCGGGCACGACATGCACATGGCCATGCTGCTGGGCGCAGCGCGGGTACTCGCCGCCCTGGCGGCGGAAGATTCCGGCGCCCTGCGCGGACGCATCCTGTTCCTGTTCCAGCCGGCGGAGGAAGGCCCCGGCGGCGCCGCGCCCATGATCGAGGCGGGCGTGCTGGACGACCCCAGGGTGGACGTGTGCCTCGGCGCACACGTCTGGCCGGAGATTCCCGCCGGTTTCGTGGGCGTAAAGCCCGGCCCACTCATGGCCGCCATGGACCGCTTCGAACTGACCGTGCTGGGCAAGGGCGGCCACGCCGCCAACCCGCACCTGTGCGTGGACGCGCTGGAAACGGCCACCCAGGTGGTGGGCGGGCTGCAACGAGTGGTCAGCCGCATGACCAGCCCGCTGGAGCCGGTCATCCTGACCATAGGCGAACTGCACGCGGGCACCGCGTACAACGTCATCCCCGGCGAGGCGCGCATGGCGGGCACGGTGCGAGCCTTCGCGCCCGAGGTGCGCAACCTGTGGGAACAGCGCATCAACCAGGTGGCGGGCGGGGTGTGCGCGGCCATGGGCGCCACGCACCGGCTGGACTTTCAGTGGTGCCACCCGGCGGTGATCAACGACCCGCGCGCGGCGGCCCTGGTGCGCCGGGCCGCGCTGGACGCCGTGGGCGCGGACCGCGTGATGGAGCCGGTGCCCACCATGGGCGGCGAGGATTTTTCCATGTTCCTGCAACGGGTGCCGGGGTGCTTCTTTTTCGTGGGCTGCGGCGGGCCGGGCGTGGCCCCGGTGCACAACCCGTGCTTTGCCCCGGACGAATCGTGCCTGCCCGTGGGGGCCGAGGTGCTGTGCCGGGCCGCCGTGCGGCTGTGCGCCGGGTGGGATGCACCACAGGCCGAGACGTAA
- the lysA gene encoding diaminopimelate decarboxylase, with the protein MPNVRSTYTDAVGFFGRTTPEELVAAYGSPLYVYSEALLRARCREMKALSAHPGFFVNYSAKANTNLSLLRIVREEGLVVDAMSPGEIHVNKAAGFAPDQILYVCNNVSEAELASAVSHGLLVSVDSLSQLDTLGRVNRGGKVMVRFNPGIGAGHHQKVVTAGKATKFGVDPSDASLAELRAILAKHEMTLTGINQHIGSLFLEPEGYVAAAEFLLSVAGKFDTVEVIDFGGGFGIPYRKYEDQPRLDLAATADRLHALISGWSERTGYKGRFYIEPGRYVVAECGLLLGTVHATKNNGPTRYVGTDLGFNVLARPVMYDAHHDIEVYRKGGAPDAALHPQTVVGNICESGDIMAKERLLPAVQEGDILGVLDAGAYGYAMSSTYNQRLRPAEVLIGLDGEPRLIRRREELSDLMALFPDA; encoded by the coding sequence ATGCCCAATGTTCGTTCCACGTACACCGATGCGGTCGGCTTCTTTGGCCGGACCACGCCCGAAGAACTGGTGGCCGCCTACGGCAGCCCCCTGTACGTCTACAGCGAGGCCCTGCTGCGCGCGCGCTGCCGCGAGATGAAGGCCCTGTCGGCGCACCCCGGCTTTTTCGTGAACTATTCGGCCAAGGCCAACACCAACCTTTCCCTGCTGCGCATCGTGCGCGAGGAAGGGCTGGTGGTGGACGCCATGTCGCCCGGCGAAATCCACGTCAACAAGGCCGCCGGGTTCGCCCCGGACCAGATATTGTACGTGTGCAACAACGTGTCCGAGGCGGAACTGGCCAGCGCCGTGTCGCACGGGCTTCTGGTGAGCGTGGATTCGCTGTCGCAGCTCGATACCCTGGGCAGGGTGAACCGGGGCGGCAAGGTGATGGTGCGCTTCAACCCCGGCATCGGCGCAGGGCACCACCAGAAGGTGGTCACGGCGGGCAAGGCCACCAAGTTCGGCGTGGATCCCTCCGACGCCTCGCTGGCCGAGTTGCGGGCCATCCTGGCCAAGCACGAGATGACCCTGACGGGCATCAACCAGCACATCGGTTCGCTGTTCCTGGAGCCGGAAGGGTACGTGGCGGCGGCGGAATTCCTGCTGTCCGTGGCCGGGAAGTTCGACACCGTGGAGGTCATCGACTTCGGCGGCGGCTTCGGCATTCCCTACCGCAAGTACGAGGACCAGCCCCGCCTTGACCTGGCCGCCACGGCGGACCGCCTGCACGCGCTCATTTCCGGCTGGTCGGAACGCACCGGTTACAAGGGCCGCTTCTACATCGAGCCGGGCCGCTACGTGGTGGCCGAATGCGGCCTGCTGCTGGGCACCGTGCACGCCACCAAGAACAACGGCCCCACCCGCTACGTGGGCACCGACCTTGGCTTCAACGTGCTGGCCCGCCCGGTGATGTACGACGCGCACCACGACATCGAGGTGTACCGCAAGGGCGGCGCGCCCGACGCGGCCCTGCATCCCCAGACCGTGGTGGGCAACATCTGCGAGAGCGGGGACATCATGGCCAAGGAACGCCTGCTGCCCGCCGTGCAGGAGGGCGACATCCTGGGCGTGCTGGACGCCGGGGCCTACGGCTACGCCATGAGTTCCACGTACAACCAGCGGCTGCGCCCTGCCGAGGTGCTCATCGGCCTTGATGGGGAACCCCGGCTGATTCGCCGTCGGGAGGAGCTTTCCGATTTGATGGCCCTTTTTCCTGATGCGTAA